One Micromonospora sp. FIMYZ51 genomic window carries:
- a CDS encoding D-alanine--D-alanine ligase — MGANVAEETPVSGAATGELRVLVLAGGLSYERDVSLRSGRRVLDALRAVGMEAELRDADVALLPALDADPPDAVVIALHGATGEDGSLRGVLDLCGVPYVGCDARASRLAWDKPSAKAVLREAGIATPDWVALPHDRFSELGAVAVLDRIVDRLGLPLMVKPAQGGSGLGAAVVRDTASLPAAMVGCFAYDSTALVERYVAGMDVAVSVIDLGDGPQALPPVEIVPRNGVYDYAARYTAGRTTWHTPARLAPAVADLVAEVALAAHTALGLRDLSRVDLIVDSAGQPHVLEVNVSPGMTETSLLPLSVQAAGLDFGRVIATLVARATTR; from the coding sequence ATGGGTGCCAACGTTGCCGAAGAAACCCCCGTGTCCGGAGCCGCTACCGGCGAACTGCGCGTGCTCGTGCTCGCCGGTGGCCTGTCCTACGAGCGTGACGTGTCGCTGCGCTCCGGCCGCCGGGTACTCGACGCGCTGCGGGCGGTCGGGATGGAGGCCGAGCTACGCGACGCCGACGTCGCTCTGCTGCCGGCGTTGGACGCCGACCCGCCCGACGCCGTGGTGATCGCGCTGCACGGTGCCACCGGTGAGGACGGGTCGCTGCGCGGAGTGCTCGACCTCTGCGGCGTCCCGTACGTCGGCTGCGACGCCCGCGCCTCCCGACTCGCCTGGGACAAGCCGTCGGCCAAGGCGGTGCTCCGGGAGGCCGGCATCGCCACCCCGGACTGGGTCGCGCTACCGCACGACCGGTTCAGCGAGTTGGGTGCGGTGGCCGTCCTGGACCGCATCGTCGACCGGCTGGGGCTGCCGCTGATGGTCAAGCCGGCGCAGGGCGGCTCCGGGCTCGGCGCCGCCGTGGTCCGGGACACGGCATCGCTACCGGCCGCCATGGTCGGTTGTTTCGCGTACGACTCGACCGCACTCGTGGAGCGGTACGTGGCCGGCATGGACGTGGCGGTCTCCGTCATCGACCTGGGCGACGGCCCGCAGGCCCTGCCACCGGTCGAGATCGTGCCCCGCAACGGTGTCTACGACTACGCCGCCCGCTACACCGCCGGACGGACCACCTGGCACACCCCGGCGCGACTGGCACCGGCGGTGGCCGACTTGGTGGCTGAGGTCGCGCTGGCCGCGCACACCGCCCTCGGCCTACGGGACCTCAGCCGGGTCGACCTGATCGTCGACTCGGCCGGCCAGCCGCACGTACTGGAGGTGAACGTCTCCCCGGGGATGACCGAGACGTCGCTGCTGCCACTCTCGGTCCAGGCCGCCGGCCTGGACTTCGGCCGGGTGATCGCCACCCTGGTCGCCCGCGCCACCACCCGCTGA
- a CDS encoding PLP-dependent aminotransferase family protein — MTGTTLDDYTDRYARRVRGMTASEIRALFAVASRPEVVSLAGGAPYIAALPLDAVGEMLGRLGAEHGSTTLQYGIGQGTLELRERICEVMSLSGIDAGCGASPEDVVVTVGGQQALDLVARLFLDPGDVVLAEGPTYVGALGVFQAAQAQVVHVPMDDDGLIPEALELAIAEQARAGRRVKFLYTIPTYQNPAGVTLTEERRERVLDICERAGLLVVEDDPYGQLGFEGEAPAPLRARRREGVFYLSTFSKTFAPGLRVGWILAPHAVREKLVIASEAQILCPSVYAQSAVTAYLSTMPWREQLKVYREVYRERRDAMLTALTDLMPAGTRWTKPGGGLFVWATLPEGLDSKAMMPRAIAARVAYVPGTGFYADGTGTGHMRLNFSFPSPERIREGVRRLASVMEQEMAMRRVFGAVGGPAPRRGQAGSDAPGPDLA, encoded by the coding sequence GGGCGCTCTTCGCGGTGGCCAGCCGGCCGGAAGTGGTCTCACTCGCCGGTGGCGCCCCGTACATCGCCGCCCTCCCGCTGGACGCCGTCGGCGAGATGCTCGGCCGGCTCGGTGCCGAGCACGGCAGCACCACCCTCCAGTACGGCATCGGCCAGGGCACCCTCGAACTGCGCGAGCGGATCTGCGAGGTGATGTCCCTCTCCGGCATCGACGCCGGGTGCGGGGCCTCCCCGGAGGACGTGGTGGTGACCGTCGGTGGGCAACAGGCGCTCGACCTGGTGGCCCGGCTCTTCCTCGACCCGGGTGACGTGGTGCTCGCCGAGGGCCCGACCTACGTCGGCGCACTCGGGGTGTTCCAGGCCGCCCAGGCCCAGGTGGTGCACGTACCGATGGACGACGACGGCCTGATCCCGGAGGCCCTCGAACTGGCCATCGCCGAGCAGGCCCGGGCCGGGCGTCGGGTCAAGTTCCTCTACACCATCCCGACCTACCAGAACCCGGCCGGAGTGACCCTCACCGAGGAGCGGCGCGAGCGGGTACTGGACATCTGCGAACGCGCCGGGCTGCTGGTGGTCGAGGACGACCCGTACGGTCAGCTCGGCTTCGAAGGGGAAGCGCCGGCGCCGCTGCGGGCCCGCCGCCGCGAAGGGGTCTTCTACCTCAGCACGTTCTCCAAGACGTTCGCTCCCGGGTTGCGGGTCGGCTGGATCCTCGCCCCGCACGCCGTCCGGGAAAAGCTGGTGATCGCCAGCGAGGCGCAGATCCTCTGCCCCAGCGTGTACGCGCAGTCCGCGGTCACCGCGTACCTGAGCACCATGCCCTGGCGCGAGCAGCTGAAGGTCTACCGCGAGGTCTACCGCGAGCGGCGGGACGCGATGCTCACCGCGCTGACCGACCTGATGCCGGCCGGGACCAGGTGGACCAAGCCGGGCGGCGGCCTGTTCGTCTGGGCCACCCTGCCCGAGGGGTTGGACTCGAAGGCGATGATGCCGCGGGCCATCGCCGCCCGGGTGGCGTACGTGCCCGGCACCGGCTTCTACGCGGACGGCACCGGCACCGGCCACATGCGGCTCAACTTCTCCTTCCCCTCCCCGGAGCGCATCCGGGAGGGGGTCCGCCGGTTGGCCAGCGTGATGGAGCAGGAGATGGCGATGCGCCGGGTGTTCGGTGCGGTTGGTGGGCCGGCTCCCCGCCGGGGCCAGGCCGGCTCGGACGCCCCAGGGCCCGACTTGGCATGA